In Neorhizobium sp. NCHU2750, a single genomic region encodes these proteins:
- a CDS encoding esterase-like activity of phytase family protein, with protein MRLSVKLVSILLLSAAPALADDLSNGLPKPVFLDEVTFPTALSIDGVQVGGLSDLSYDASAGNFLAISDDRAEFGPVRFYRIGMTVQKNRIAKLDIGQMKELMAPGGRHFGLKGADPEGIALDSANQRIFWTSERDEKSRPSLYVSDLDGTNTKSIELPEAFAVNAEKTHGVIENLGFEGLDLGPDGSTLYALDENALAQDGGKATLDKGSASRLLVLDTKTLTPKAQYVYLTDKIPAAPVKAGGWADNGASALMALKDGRFVVIERNFTEGHGFNIRFYLVDPAGATDVNGRDAISIDDVKPMAKSLWFSLVDGDDGLKIDNIESIAFGPVVDGRQTMLLASDNNFSPEQATKFTLFAVDMPATH; from the coding sequence ATGCGCCTTTCCGTCAAACTTGTTTCGATCCTGCTTCTTTCTGCCGCTCCTGCACTTGCCGACGATCTTTCTAACGGGCTTCCCAAGCCGGTCTTTCTCGACGAGGTGACGTTTCCCACCGCGCTTTCCATCGACGGTGTGCAGGTCGGCGGCCTTTCCGACCTTTCCTATGATGCTTCCGCCGGCAATTTCCTGGCGATCTCGGACGACCGCGCCGAATTCGGCCCGGTGCGCTTCTATCGCATCGGCATGACCGTCCAGAAGAACAGGATCGCCAAGCTCGATATCGGCCAGATGAAGGAGTTGATGGCGCCCGGCGGCCGGCATTTCGGCCTCAAGGGCGCCGATCCGGAAGGCATTGCGCTCGACAGCGCCAATCAGCGGATCTTCTGGACATCCGAGCGTGACGAGAAGAGCAGGCCGTCGCTTTATGTCTCCGATCTCGACGGCACGAACACGAAATCCATCGAGCTGCCGGAAGCCTTTGCCGTGAACGCGGAAAAGACCCATGGCGTCATCGAAAACCTCGGTTTCGAAGGCCTCGACCTCGGCCCCGACGGCTCGACGCTCTATGCGCTGGACGAGAACGCGCTGGCGCAGGACGGCGGCAAGGCGACGCTCGACAAGGGCAGTGCCTCGCGCCTTCTCGTACTCGACACGAAGACGCTGACGCCCAAGGCGCAATATGTCTACCTGACCGACAAGATCCCGGCGGCACCGGTCAAGGCCGGCGGCTGGGCCGACAATGGCGCCTCGGCGCTGATGGCGCTGAAGGACGGGCGTTTCGTCGTCATCGAGCGCAATTTCACCGAAGGCCACGGCTTCAATATCCGCTTCTATCTGGTCGATCCGGCCGGTGCGACCGACGTCAACGGCCGCGATGCGATCTCGATCGACGACGTCAAGCCGATGGCGAAGTCCTTGTGGTTCTCGCTTGTCGATGGCGATGACGGCCTGAAGATCGACAATATCGAATCGATCGCCTTCGGCCCCGTCGTCGATGGGCGCCAGACGATGCTGCTTGCCTCCGACAACAATTTCAGTCCGGAACAGGCGACCAAGTTCACACTGTTTGCCGTCGACATGCCGGCAACGCACTGA
- the greA gene encoding transcription elongation factor GreA, which yields MVDKVPMTQKGFAQLQEELRWRQQEERPRIIEAIAEARAHGDLSENAEYHAAKEAQSHNEGRITELEDLTARAEVIDLSKMSGSTVKFGATVKLVDEDTDEEKTYQIVGDQEADVKAGRISISSPIARALIGKEAGDSIEVVAPGGSKGYEILSISWG from the coding sequence ATGGTTGATAAGGTACCGATGACGCAAAAGGGCTTTGCCCAGCTGCAGGAAGAACTGCGCTGGAGGCAGCAGGAAGAGCGTCCCCGTATCATCGAAGCGATTGCGGAAGCGCGCGCCCATGGCGACCTTTCGGAAAACGCCGAATATCACGCCGCCAAGGAGGCGCAGAGCCATAACGAAGGCCGAATCACCGAGCTGGAAGACCTGACCGCCCGCGCGGAAGTTATCGATCTGTCCAAGATGTCCGGCTCGACGGTGAAGTTCGGCGCCACGGTCAAGCTCGTCGATGAAGATACCGACGAGGAAAAGACCTATCAGATCGTCGGCGACCAGGAAGCCGACGTGAAGGCAGGCCGCATCTCGATCTCCTCGCCGATCGCCCGTGCGCTGATCGGCAAGGAAGCCGGTGATTCGATCGAAGTCGTCGCACCCGGCGGCTCCAAGGGCTACGAGATCCTCTCCATTTCCTGGGGCTGA
- a CDS encoding glycosyltransferase family 4 protein has product MAQGPKSTEDSSESAVVDIADVDVIAPNFKRRLSGVTSTIIQLVPVQRALGYRVAALGPGLPEEIPHIRFRDLFRLWRAPRGRKNRVWHARRNVEMLPAILMRDVLRMPLKIVFTSASQRRHTGWTKWLISKMDAVIATSGRTATYLTVKNTVVMHGIDTRRFSPPEDKAVARLALGLDPAPKFVGCFGRVRHQKGTDLFVDAMIALLATRPGWNAIVAGRATGPHIEFEKQLIEKVKKSGLADRILFVGEHTNINDWYRTLDLFVAPQRWEGFGLTPLEAMATAVPVVATDVGAFPELVVTGEDETGSVIPANLDAMIAATAEFMDDDARRNEAGACALRHASMNFSIEGEVRRLGAVYDRL; this is encoded by the coding sequence GTGGCCCAAGGCCCGAAAAGCACTGAAGACAGCAGCGAGAGCGCCGTCGTCGACATCGCCGATGTCGACGTCATCGCACCGAACTTCAAGCGGCGGCTGTCGGGTGTCACCTCGACGATCATCCAGCTCGTTCCGGTCCAGCGCGCCCTGGGTTACAGGGTGGCGGCACTTGGGCCGGGACTGCCGGAAGAGATCCCGCATATCCGCTTTCGCGATCTTTTCCGCCTGTGGCGAGCACCGCGCGGCAGGAAGAACCGTGTCTGGCATGCCCGCCGCAATGTCGAGATGCTGCCGGCGATCCTGATGCGCGACGTCCTGCGCATGCCGCTGAAGATCGTCTTCACCTCGGCCTCGCAGCGCAGGCATACCGGCTGGACGAAATGGCTGATCTCGAAGATGGACGCGGTCATCGCCACCAGCGGCCGCACCGCCACCTATCTGACGGTCAAGAACACCGTCGTCATGCACGGCATCGACACGCGGCGTTTTTCGCCGCCTGAAGACAAGGCTGTCGCACGCCTCGCGCTCGGCCTTGATCCGGCACCGAAATTCGTCGGCTGCTTCGGCCGCGTGCGCCACCAGAAGGGCACCGACCTCTTCGTCGATGCGATGATCGCGCTTCTCGCCACAAGGCCGGGCTGGAACGCCATCGTCGCCGGCCGCGCCACCGGTCCGCATATCGAATTCGAAAAACAGCTGATCGAGAAAGTGAAAAAGTCCGGCCTTGCCGACCGCATCCTGTTCGTCGGCGAACACACCAATATCAACGACTGGTACCGTACGCTCGATCTCTTCGTCGCTCCGCAGCGCTGGGAAGGGTTTGGCCTGACCCCGCTCGAGGCCATGGCGACCGCCGTTCCCGTCGTTGCCACCGATGTCGGCGCCTTTCCCGAACTGGTCGTCACCGGCGAGGACGAAACCGGCAGCGTCATTCCGGCCAACCTCGACGCAATGATCGCTGCCACGGCGGAGTTCATGGACGACGACGCCCGCCGCAATGAGGCCGGCGCCTGTGCCCTCCGCCACGCGTCGATGAATTTCAGCATTGAAGGCGAAGTGCGCCGCCTCGGCGCCGTCTACGACAGGCTTTGA
- a CDS encoding glycosyltransferase family 92 protein yields the protein MHLFGKKPPPFSKHLMITPPEAKPDRHGVAIVAMVKDEADYIADWAIFHRAVGVRHFYIYDNGSVDDSIAILRSILPPEELTIAPWVIGMTDVAMEKPINAQVLGYAHAILNYGADYRWMAFIDVDEFLLPKTGNTVEEALASVEGFPNISLPWHMFATSGHKTKPSGSILRNFTLRGREPICSKKATTNFKCVVDPCAVNQVSVHLFGTARFGEISANDAGTRATRKKRRMPSFYSAENLQLNHYYSKSEEELKAKLSRGPVSPATRRQYEERVMTAVRNIECDQIEDLSMVQFLDRTGIRLSGE from the coding sequence ATGCATCTTTTCGGCAAGAAGCCGCCGCCGTTTTCCAAACATCTGATGATCACTCCGCCTGAGGCAAAGCCCGACCGGCATGGGGTGGCGATCGTTGCCATGGTGAAGGACGAGGCGGACTATATCGCCGACTGGGCGATCTTCCATCGGGCCGTCGGCGTCCGGCATTTCTACATCTATGACAACGGCTCGGTGGATGACAGTATCGCCATCCTGCGCTCCATTCTGCCGCCGGAAGAACTCACGATCGCCCCCTGGGTGATCGGCATGACCGACGTGGCGATGGAAAAGCCGATCAATGCGCAGGTGCTTGGCTACGCCCATGCGATCCTGAATTACGGCGCCGATTATCGCTGGATGGCGTTCATCGATGTCGACGAATTCCTGCTGCCGAAGACGGGCAATACGGTCGAGGAGGCGCTTGCCAGCGTCGAGGGGTTCCCGAACATCTCGCTGCCCTGGCACATGTTTGCCACCAGCGGCCACAAGACCAAGCCATCGGGATCGATCCTGCGCAATTTCACGCTGCGGGGGCGCGAGCCGATCTGCTCCAAAAAGGCGACGACGAATTTCAAATGCGTGGTCGATCCCTGCGCGGTCAACCAGGTGAGCGTCCACCTGTTCGGCACGGCGCGCTTTGGCGAGATCTCAGCCAATGACGCAGGAACAAGGGCGACGCGCAAGAAGCGCAGAATGCCCTCGTTCTACTCAGCTGAAAATCTGCAGCTCAATCATTATTACAGCAAGTCGGAGGAAGAGCTGAAGGCGAAGCTCTCCCGCGGTCCCGTCTCGCCCGCCACGCGGCGCCAGTATGAGGAGCGGGTGATGACGGCGGTCCGCAACATCGAATGCGACCAGATCGAGGACTTGTCGATGGTGCAGTTCCTCGATCGCACCGGGATCAGGCTTTCCGGCGAATAG
- a CDS encoding glycosyl transferase: MTPSGDRPLSRKLIKIGARLFLGRDRAHVQDWFPGLSIRPVDGQGGAGKLFYKGRFVVDLQGAEAICQNSGEEVHVVGSGPSIRQMDLARLPLRSAILLNGAFNLIDNPIAEPLAIAVEDERFVFRHFDGMAARIKAGTICLFSVPVLRAICERNADFLKDKRIVLIDNILKPYGAVRQSYAGVAGRDHVVLNAAKSAGISLDPDRGVFEAGSVAISALQFAIACNPRRIGFLGIDISNAAEPRFYEKSGTTAFSGVAGAERRILDHVEVALAAGRQKGIEFLNFSPVSALAKLDLKYDPRMTLQTA; this comes from the coding sequence ATGACCCCTTCTGGAGACCGGCCGCTATCGCGTAAATTGATCAAGATCGGCGCGCGGCTTTTCCTTGGGCGCGACCGCGCTCATGTGCAGGACTGGTTTCCGGGGCTTTCCATCCGCCCGGTGGACGGGCAGGGCGGCGCAGGAAAGCTCTTCTACAAAGGCCGGTTCGTCGTCGATCTGCAGGGCGCAGAGGCGATTTGTCAGAACTCCGGTGAGGAGGTCCATGTCGTCGGCTCGGGGCCATCGATCCGGCAGATGGATCTAGCGCGCCTGCCATTGCGCAGCGCCATCCTTCTCAACGGGGCATTCAATCTCATCGACAATCCGATTGCAGAGCCGCTGGCGATTGCCGTCGAGGATGAGCGCTTCGTCTTTCGCCATTTCGACGGGATGGCGGCAAGGATCAAGGCCGGTACGATCTGCCTGTTTTCCGTGCCGGTACTGCGGGCGATCTGCGAGCGGAACGCGGACTTCCTGAAGGACAAGAGGATTGTCCTGATCGACAATATCCTGAAGCCCTATGGGGCGGTGCGACAATCCTACGCAGGTGTCGCCGGCCGCGATCACGTCGTGCTGAACGCCGCAAAGTCGGCTGGCATATCGCTTGATCCGGACAGGGGCGTGTTCGAGGCCGGATCGGTTGCAATCTCGGCGCTGCAATTTGCAATTGCCTGCAATCCAAGGCGGATCGGCTTTCTCGGCATCGATATTTCCAATGCGGCCGAGCCGCGGTTTTACGAGAAATCCGGCACGACCGCCTTTTCGGGCGTGGCAGGTGCCGAGCGGCGTATCCTCGACCACGTGGAGGTCGCGCTGGCGGCCGGCCGACAAAAGGGCATCGAGTTCTTGAATTTCTCGCCGGTATCGGCTTTAGCGAAGCTCGACTTGAAATACGATCCCCGGATGACGCTCCAGACCGCCTGA
- a CDS encoding glycosyltransferase family 2 protein, translating to MTDWRHYPDRLEGDRLYRRSAMQRCGSAWRSFVDGLKRGDEAAAHINPVSAARPLAATDLAAVIVARNEMAMLPSFLLHYRRLGVSRFIVLDDRSDDGSRAYLLSQPDVDLWESSVRFAAAAGGMAWREALFAHYDAGRWYLNLDADEYLIYDRCEDRPLGELIKLLEQKNCLRLSTPMIDMYPAGPVDAAGFSGTGKMPWDVATHFDRSGYRIRLRAQNILMQGGPRQRKFGLANQLIKSPLTFWDGSSSLKRGIHKPLPYTRNFFPISGVLLHFKFFADFRKEIADAITDDQHYDNAKEYKVLAEALGAGGPLDFHSDVSEHYRGPDQMIELGFMQPLWS from the coding sequence ATGACGGATTGGCGTCACTATCCCGACAGGCTCGAGGGCGACAGGCTTTATCGCCGGTCCGCCATGCAGCGGTGCGGTTCTGCCTGGCGCTCGTTCGTCGACGGGCTTAAGCGGGGGGATGAAGCGGCCGCGCATATCAATCCGGTTTCCGCCGCAAGGCCACTCGCCGCGACGGATCTTGCTGCCGTCATCGTTGCGCGAAACGAGATGGCCATGCTGCCATCCTTCCTTCTGCATTACCGCCGGCTGGGCGTATCGCGCTTCATCGTCCTCGATGACAGGTCGGATGACGGGTCGCGCGCCTATCTTCTGAGCCAGCCCGACGTGGATCTGTGGGAATCATCGGTTCGCTTTGCGGCGGCGGCCGGCGGCATGGCCTGGCGTGAGGCGCTGTTTGCGCATTATGATGCGGGCAGATGGTATCTCAATCTCGATGCCGACGAATATCTCATCTATGATCGCTGCGAGGACAGGCCGCTTGGCGAGTTGATCAAGTTGCTTGAGCAGAAGAATTGCCTTCGTCTTTCGACGCCGATGATCGACATGTATCCGGCCGGGCCTGTCGATGCCGCGGGTTTTTCGGGGACGGGGAAGATGCCCTGGGACGTCGCCACGCATTTCGACAGAAGCGGGTACAGGATCCGGCTGCGAGCGCAGAACATTCTGATGCAGGGCGGCCCGCGCCAGCGCAAGTTCGGGCTTGCCAACCAGTTGATCAAGTCGCCGCTGACATTCTGGGACGGCTCCAGTTCGTTGAAACGGGGCATTCACAAGCCGTTGCCCTATACGCGCAATTTCTTCCCGATCTCGGGCGTGCTTCTGCATTTCAAGTTCTTTGCCGATTTCCGAAAGGAAATTGCGGATGCGATCACCGACGATCAGCACTACGATAATGCGAAGGAATACAAGGTGCTTGCCGAGGCACTTGGTGCTGGTGGCCCGCTCGACTTTCACAGTGACGTATCCGAACACTATCGCGGGCCGGACCAGATGATCGAACTGGGTTTCATGCAGCCCCTATGGAGCTGA
- a CDS encoding Lrp/AsnC family transcriptional regulator produces the protein MLRADLDAIDIKILKELQRDGRITNVELAERVGISAPPCLRRVRKLEDAGIIEGYHALLNGQKLGFDLVAFCMVGLKRQSDSDLKGFASKMQQWPTVREAWMVNGDSDFLLHCVAENLTQFQDFVIEVLTADEHVDTVRTMLTIRQVKQLGLIEI, from the coding sequence GTGCTTCGCGCCGATCTCGATGCCATTGATATAAAGATTCTCAAAGAGCTCCAGCGAGATGGTCGCATCACGAATGTGGAGCTGGCTGAGCGTGTCGGCATTTCGGCGCCACCCTGTCTGCGGCGTGTGCGCAAGCTTGAAGACGCCGGTATCATCGAAGGATATCATGCACTTCTCAACGGGCAGAAACTCGGGTTCGATCTGGTCGCCTTCTGCATGGTCGGCCTGAAGCGCCAGTCCGATTCGGATCTGAAGGGCTTTGCGTCGAAGATGCAGCAATGGCCGACCGTGCGGGAAGCGTGGATGGTCAATGGCGACAGCGATTTCCTGCTGCATTGCGTTGCCGAGAACCTGACGCAGTTTCAGGATTTCGTGATCGAGGTACTGACGGCCGACGAGCATGTCGACACCGTTCGGACGATGCTGACGATCCGGCAAGTCAAGCAGTTGGGATTGATCGAGATCTAG
- the trxB gene encoding thioredoxin-disulfide reductase, translating into MSARHTEVLIIGSGPAGYTAAIYAARAMLKPVLIAGMEQGGQLMITTDVENYPGFADPIQGPWLMGEMLKQATHVGAEIVNDLVTEVDTTSRPFTVRTDSGTVWTADTIIISTGAKAKWLGIESEQHFQGFGVSACATCDGFFYRNRDVIVVGGGNSAVEEALYLSNIAKSVTVVHRRDAFRSEKILAERLAQRPNVSVLWNTEIHEITGKPAKPPMPPSVEGVKLKNTKTGAITEQPIHGVFVAIGHAPATELLKGKLKMKEGGYLWTAPDSTATDVPGIFAAGDVTDDTFRQAITAAGMGCMAALEAERYLAGIQPVAIAAE; encoded by the coding sequence ATGTCTGCCCGTCACACGGAAGTGTTGATCATCGGTTCAGGCCCCGCCGGCTATACGGCAGCCATCTATGCAGCCCGCGCCATGCTGAAACCGGTCTTGATCGCCGGCATGGAACAGGGTGGCCAGCTGATGATCACCACCGATGTCGAAAACTATCCGGGCTTCGCCGATCCGATCCAGGGCCCCTGGCTGATGGGCGAGATGCTCAAGCAGGCGACCCATGTCGGCGCCGAGATCGTCAACGACCTCGTCACCGAAGTCGACACGACGAGCCGCCCCTTCACCGTGCGCACCGATAGTGGCACCGTCTGGACCGCCGACACGATCATCATCTCGACCGGCGCCAAGGCAAAATGGCTCGGCATCGAGAGCGAGCAGCATTTCCAGGGCTTTGGCGTTTCGGCCTGCGCCACCTGCGACGGCTTCTTCTATCGCAATCGTGACGTCATCGTCGTCGGTGGCGGCAATTCCGCCGTTGAGGAAGCGCTCTATCTGTCGAACATCGCCAAGTCGGTGACGGTTGTGCATCGCCGCGATGCCTTCCGTTCGGAAAAGATCCTGGCCGAACGCCTCGCCCAGCGTCCGAATGTCAGCGTGCTGTGGAACACCGAGATCCACGAGATCACCGGCAAGCCGGCCAAGCCGCCGATGCCGCCATCGGTCGAAGGCGTGAAGCTGAAGAACACCAAGACCGGCGCGATTACCGAACAGCCGATCCACGGCGTCTTCGTGGCGATCGGCCACGCGCCGGCCACCGAACTGCTCAAGGGCAAGCTGAAGATGAAGGAAGGCGGCTATCTGTGGACCGCGCCTGATTCGACAGCGACAGACGTTCCCGGCATCTTTGCCGCCGGTGACGTGACCGACGATACCTTCCGGCAGGCGATCACCGCTGCCGGCATGGGCTGCATGGCCGCACTGGAAGCCGAGCGTTATCTCGCAGGCATCCAGCCGGTCGCAATCGCTGCGGAGTAA
- a CDS encoding LysR family transcriptional regulator VtlR, whose translation MGVPLDWDKLRIFHAAAEAGSFTHAADKLHLSQSAISRQVSALEQDVGVKLFHRHARGLILTEQGELLYRTAHDVLLRLETVKVQLTETTDKPSGKLRVTTTVGLGQGWLTDKVQEFLQLYPEMSVQLILDNEEVDVNMRHADCAIRLRQPQQSDLIQRKLFTVHMHVYAAPSYINRFGEPQTIEDLDNHRIITFGEPAPNWLMDVNWLESAGRSSDNTRSPHLQINSQTSIKRACLLGIGIAVLPDYIVGRDPGLIQLGINADIPSFDTYFCYPDEMKNAAKLKVFRDFIVSKARNWNF comes from the coding sequence ATGGGCGTTCCTTTAGACTGGGATAAACTACGCATCTTTCATGCGGCGGCCGAAGCCGGCTCGTTCACGCATGCCGCCGACAAGCTGCATTTGTCCCAGTCGGCGATCAGCCGCCAGGTCAGCGCGCTGGAGCAGGATGTCGGCGTCAAGCTGTTCCACCGCCACGCGCGCGGCTTGATCCTGACCGAACAGGGCGAGCTTCTCTATCGCACCGCCCATGACGTGCTTCTGCGGCTGGAAACGGTCAAGGTCCAGCTGACCGAGACCACCGACAAGCCCTCCGGCAAACTGCGCGTGACGACGACCGTCGGCCTCGGCCAGGGCTGGCTCACCGACAAGGTGCAGGAATTCCTCCAGCTTTACCCGGAAATGTCGGTCCAGCTGATCCTCGACAACGAGGAAGTCGACGTCAACATGCGTCATGCCGACTGCGCCATAAGGCTTCGCCAGCCGCAGCAGTCCGATCTGATCCAGCGCAAGCTGTTTACCGTGCACATGCACGTTTATGCCGCACCGTCCTATATCAACCGCTTCGGCGAGCCGCAGACGATCGAGGATCTCGACAATCACCGCATCATCACCTTCGGCGAACCTGCGCCGAACTGGCTGATGGACGTCAACTGGCTGGAATCGGCCGGCCGCTCGTCGGACAATACGCGGTCTCCGCACCTGCAGATCAACAGCCAGACCTCGATCAAGCGCGCCTGCCTTCTCGGCATCGGCATCGCCGTCCTGCCGGACTATATCGTCGGGCGCGACCCTGGCCTCATACAGCTCGGCATCAATGCCGACATCCCCTCTTTCGACACATATTTCTGCTATCCGGACGAAATGAAGAACGCGGCCAAGTTGAAGGTTTTCCGCGACTTCATCGTCTCCAAGGCCCGGAACTGGAACTTCTAG
- a CDS encoding metalloregulator ArsR/SmtB family transcription factor, protein MTTDKTEILKALAHPVRISFLEWMREPEQHFCDQAHPLEMGICSSQFGKRCGLSQSTVSAHLAVLEKAGLLTTRRVGQWAFYSRNEETIASFLNELKSTL, encoded by the coding sequence ATGACGACAGATAAGACGGAAATTCTGAAAGCGCTTGCACATCCGGTGAGGATCTCGTTCCTCGAATGGATGCGCGAGCCTGAGCAGCATTTTTGCGATCAGGCTCATCCACTGGAAATGGGCATCTGCTCCAGCCAGTTTGGCAAACGTTGCGGCCTGTCGCAATCCACCGTCTCCGCGCATCTTGCCGTCCTCGAAAAGGCAGGCCTGTTGACGACCAGGCGCGTCGGCCAATGGGCTTTCTACAGCCGCAATGAGGAGACGATCGCCTCTTTCCTGAACGAGCTGAAATCAACGCTTTGA
- a CDS encoding alkene reductase, with translation MPTIFDPVKFGDIELKNRIVMAPLTRNRSPKAIPNDLNAAYYEQRATAGLLITEGTPISQQGQGYADVPGLYLPEAIAGWKKVTDAVHKKGGKIVTQIWHVGRVSHVSLQPNGGAPVAPSAISAGGKTYIINPDGTGAFAETSMPRALETSEIAAILEDYRKGARAAIDAGFDGVEIHAANGYLIEQFLKENANQRTDQYGGSIENRARFALEVVDTVVKEIGAGRTGIRLSPTTPANGISETKPQDVYNYLVEELGKRGGLSFVHVVEGATGGDRDFTQGDKPFDYHELKNIYRKAGGTGAWLANNGYTKDMAEAAVASGYADAVAFGKPFIANPDLVERFKKGSALNEPDKNTFYGGGAKGYTDYPLIEAVA, from the coding sequence ATGCCCACAATCTTCGACCCGGTGAAATTTGGCGACATCGAACTGAAAAACAGGATCGTCATGGCGCCGCTCACCCGCAACCGCTCTCCCAAGGCGATCCCGAATGACCTCAATGCCGCCTATTACGAACAGCGCGCCACAGCCGGCTTGCTGATCACCGAGGGCACGCCGATTTCCCAGCAGGGCCAAGGCTATGCCGACGTTCCCGGCCTTTATCTTCCCGAAGCCATCGCAGGCTGGAAGAAGGTGACCGACGCCGTGCACAAGAAGGGCGGCAAGATCGTCACCCAGATCTGGCATGTCGGCCGCGTGTCGCATGTCTCGTTGCAGCCGAATGGCGGCGCCCCGGTTGCCCCCTCTGCTATTTCGGCCGGCGGCAAGACCTATATCATCAATCCTGACGGCACCGGCGCCTTTGCCGAAACCTCCATGCCGCGCGCGCTGGAAACGAGCGAGATCGCCGCCATCCTCGAAGATTACCGCAAGGGCGCCCGCGCCGCGATCGATGCCGGCTTCGACGGCGTCGAGATCCACGCCGCCAACGGTTACCTCATCGAGCAGTTCCTCAAGGAAAATGCCAATCAGCGCACCGACCAGTATGGTGGCTCGATCGAGAACCGTGCCCGTTTCGCGCTCGAAGTCGTCGATACCGTCGTCAAGGAAATCGGCGCCGGCCGCACCGGCATCCGCCTCTCGCCGACCACGCCGGCAAACGGCATCAGCGAAACCAAGCCGCAGGACGTCTATAACTATCTCGTCGAGGAACTCGGCAAGCGTGGCGGCCTTTCCTTCGTCCACGTCGTCGAAGGCGCAACCGGTGGCGACCGCGACTTCACCCAGGGCGACAAGCCGTTCGACTACCACGAACTGAAGAATATCTACCGCAAGGCCGGCGGCACCGGCGCATGGCTGGCCAACAACGGCTATACCAAGGACATGGCGGAAGCCGCCGTTGCCTCGGGCTATGCCGATGCGGTCGCCTTCGGCAAGCCCTTCATCGCCAACCCCGATCTGGTCGAACGCTTCAAGAAGGGCTCGGCCCTCAACGAGCCCGACAAGAACACCTTCTATGGCGGTGGCGCCAAGGGCTATACCGACTACCCGCTGATCGAAGCCGTCGCGTAA
- a CDS encoding NAD(P)H-binding protein, with protein sequence MMSSSKERSVALVLGATGGIGGHVARGLAARGWVVRALGRSVDKARRAEPGFDWIAGDAMNADDVMAAAAGVELIVHAVNPPGYRNWQQLVLPMLENTIAAARKSGARILLPGTVYNYGPDVLPLIHEGSAQNPVTRKGAIRVAMERRLQDAAGEGIPVLIVRAGDYFGPGSANNWFGQGLVVPGKPVVSVSRPNTVGTGHQWAYLPDVAETMLRLIDRQHELPCFARFHMRGFFDEDGGEMIAAIGRVVGRMPKVKAFPWWMVRLGSPFVPIFRELLEMRYLWQQPVRMSNARLVAFLGEEPSTPIDVAVRATLADLGCLSADAALPERREPGLPAGVDGAA encoded by the coding sequence ATGATGTCGAGTTCGAAAGAGCGCAGTGTGGCGCTTGTGCTGGGTGCTACGGGCGGGATCGGAGGGCATGTGGCACGCGGGCTTGCCGCGCGGGGATGGGTGGTTCGGGCGCTGGGGCGTTCCGTCGACAAGGCGCGGCGTGCAGAGCCCGGTTTCGACTGGATTGCCGGCGACGCGATGAACGCCGATGATGTGATGGCGGCTGCGGCCGGCGTGGAGTTGATCGTCCATGCGGTCAATCCGCCCGGATACCGGAACTGGCAGCAGCTTGTCCTGCCGATGCTGGAAAACACTATAGCTGCGGCGCGCAAATCGGGTGCGCGCATTCTGCTGCCGGGAACGGTCTATAATTACGGGCCGGACGTGCTTCCGCTGATCCACGAAGGCAGTGCGCAGAACCCCGTCACCCGAAAGGGTGCGATCCGGGTGGCGATGGAACGGCGGCTGCAGGACGCGGCCGGAGAGGGGATTCCGGTGCTGATTGTCAGGGCCGGGGATTATTTCGGGCCGGGCAGCGCCAATAACTGGTTCGGCCAGGGGCTGGTTGTGCCAGGCAAGCCGGTCGTTTCGGTCTCCCGCCCGAACACTGTCGGGACGGGGCATCAATGGGCCTATCTGCCGGATGTCGCCGAAACCATGCTGCGGCTGATCGACCGGCAGCACGAATTGCCCTGTTTCGCGCGCTTCCACATGCGCGGCTTCTTCGATGAGGATGGCGGGGAGATGATCGCAGCGATCGGCCGGGTCGTCGGACGCATGCCGAAGGTCAAGGCCTTTCCCTGGTGGATGGTGAGGCTCGGTTCGCCCTTCGTGCCGATCTTCCGGGAGCTTTTGGAGATGCGCTATCTCTGGCAGCAGCCGGTGCGCATGTCCAACGCGCGTCTGGTGGCATTTCTGGGGGAGGAGCCTTCGACGCCGATCGATGTGGCGGTCAGGGCAACGCTTGCGGATCTCGGCTGCCTGTCTGCCGATGCCGCCTTGCCGGAAAGGCGTGAGCCGGGGCTGCCGGCTGGTGTGGACGGGGCCGCATGA